From one Solea solea chromosome 15, fSolSol10.1, whole genome shotgun sequence genomic stretch:
- the gtf2a1l gene encoding TFIIA-alpha and beta-like factor isoform X1 → MLSNTGPVAKLYLSIIHDVIESMRELFLEEGLEDRVLDDLRHLWESKMMQSKAMEDFRKNNINSSNFVLQLPDNYGLTEPEPGASLVIPASQNIHRFPVKNTSETVATFSLPAGLAYPVQIPAGVTLQTASGQLYKVNVPVVVTQAPVGQQPVSHPTQKAPALPSAAVPSSTVHPQQVEPVSAACIPQLPLPETPSSKEIKQQQQQQQQQQQQVPAADSSHLQEVHSPPSEATTGENNLSAQPEPVNFSSTASPSPCSQVLDFQLSTEEKALPQTALLKTKDIDDILKEVIEEEREKAQRDLDYSYSELSDIVQLDGAADNSDMEEEDVVPLEENDFLGMINAEAIKVLQDGDGSSDGNSISSSDSEGADKPVEEEDPLNSGDDVIEQDIPDLFDTDNVIVCQYDKIHRSKNRWKFHLKDGVMCYAGRDYVFSKAVGEAEW, encoded by the exons ATGCTGTCAAACACAGGCCCCGTG GCCAAACTCTACCTGTCCATAATTCATGATGTGATTGAGAGTATGAGGGAGCTCTTCTTAGAAGAAGGGCTAGAAGACCGAGTCCTGGATGATTTAAGACAt CTTTGGGAGTCAAAGATGATGCAGTCTAAAGCAATGGAAGACTTCAGGAAGAACAACATCAACTCCTCCAACTTTGTCCTCCAGCTCCCCGACAACTACGGCCTGACTGAACCAGAACCAGGTG CCTCACTTGTGATCCCTGCAAGTCAGAATATCCACAGGTTCCCAGTCAAG AACACCTCCGAGACCGTTGCtactttttctctccctgctgGCTTAGCTTACCCTGTGCAGATCCCAGCAGGAGTCACTCTACAAACAGCCTCTG GTCAACTCTACAAGGTCAATGTTCCTGTTGTGGTTACTCAGGCCCCAGTGGGTCAGCAACCTGTGTCCCACCCCACACAGAAAGCTCCTGCCCTGCCATCAGCTGCAGTCCCTTCAAGTACCGTTCATCCTCAGCAGGTGGAGCCTGTTTCAGCTGCCTGTATCCCACAGCTGCCACTGCCTGAAACACCCTCCAGTAAAGAgatcaagcagcagcagcagcagcagcagcagcagcagcagcaagtccCTGCTGCTGACTCCTCACATCTTCAGGAGGTCCACTCTCCACCGTCTGAAGCCACGACGGGAGAAAATAACCTGAGTGCTCAACCTGAACCTGTGAACTTCAGTTCCACTGCCTCGCCCTCACCCTGCAGTCAGGTGTTAGACTTCCAGCTCAGCACAGAGGAGAAGGCCCTGCCACAGACCGCACTGCTGAAGACCAAAGACATTGATGACATCCTCAAAGAGGTGattgaggaggagagagagaaggcacaAAGG GACCTGGACTACAGCTACAGTGAACTGTCTGACATCGTACAGCTGGACGGTGCCGCTGACAACTCTgacatggaggaggaagatgtCGTTCCACTGGAGGAAAATGACTTTCTGGGTATGATCAATGCAGAAGCCATTAAGGTTCTGCAGGACGGCGATGGAAGCAGTGATGGCAACAGCATCTCCAGCAGTGACAGTGAGGGAGCAGATAAACCTGTAGAGGAAGAG GATCCTTTGAATTCAGGTGACGATGTGATCGAGCAGGACATCCCAGATCTGTTTGACACCGACAATGTCATCGTTTGCCAGTACGACAAA ATTCACCGCAGTAAAAACCGCTGGAAGTTTCATCTGAAAGACGGAGTGATGTGCTATGCAGGCAGGGACTATGTGTTCTCTAAAGCTGTTGGGGAAGCTGAGTGGTAA
- the gtf2a1l gene encoding TFIIA-alpha and beta-like factor isoform X2, which yields MLSNTGPVAKLYLSIIHDVIESMRELFLEEGLEDRVLDDLRHLWESKMMQSKAMEDFRKNNINSSNFVLQLPDNYGLTEPEPASLVIPASQNIHRFPVKNTSETVATFSLPAGLAYPVQIPAGVTLQTASGQLYKVNVPVVVTQAPVGQQPVSHPTQKAPALPSAAVPSSTVHPQQVEPVSAACIPQLPLPETPSSKEIKQQQQQQQQQQQQVPAADSSHLQEVHSPPSEATTGENNLSAQPEPVNFSSTASPSPCSQVLDFQLSTEEKALPQTALLKTKDIDDILKEVIEEEREKAQRDLDYSYSELSDIVQLDGAADNSDMEEEDVVPLEENDFLGMINAEAIKVLQDGDGSSDGNSISSSDSEGADKPVEEEDPLNSGDDVIEQDIPDLFDTDNVIVCQYDKIHRSKNRWKFHLKDGVMCYAGRDYVFSKAVGEAEW from the exons ATGCTGTCAAACACAGGCCCCGTG GCCAAACTCTACCTGTCCATAATTCATGATGTGATTGAGAGTATGAGGGAGCTCTTCTTAGAAGAAGGGCTAGAAGACCGAGTCCTGGATGATTTAAGACAt CTTTGGGAGTCAAAGATGATGCAGTCTAAAGCAATGGAAGACTTCAGGAAGAACAACATCAACTCCTCCAACTTTGTCCTCCAGCTCCCCGACAACTACGGCCTGACTGAACCAGAACCAG CCTCACTTGTGATCCCTGCAAGTCAGAATATCCACAGGTTCCCAGTCAAG AACACCTCCGAGACCGTTGCtactttttctctccctgctgGCTTAGCTTACCCTGTGCAGATCCCAGCAGGAGTCACTCTACAAACAGCCTCTG GTCAACTCTACAAGGTCAATGTTCCTGTTGTGGTTACTCAGGCCCCAGTGGGTCAGCAACCTGTGTCCCACCCCACACAGAAAGCTCCTGCCCTGCCATCAGCTGCAGTCCCTTCAAGTACCGTTCATCCTCAGCAGGTGGAGCCTGTTTCAGCTGCCTGTATCCCACAGCTGCCACTGCCTGAAACACCCTCCAGTAAAGAgatcaagcagcagcagcagcagcagcagcagcagcagcagcaagtccCTGCTGCTGACTCCTCACATCTTCAGGAGGTCCACTCTCCACCGTCTGAAGCCACGACGGGAGAAAATAACCTGAGTGCTCAACCTGAACCTGTGAACTTCAGTTCCACTGCCTCGCCCTCACCCTGCAGTCAGGTGTTAGACTTCCAGCTCAGCACAGAGGAGAAGGCCCTGCCACAGACCGCACTGCTGAAGACCAAAGACATTGATGACATCCTCAAAGAGGTGattgaggaggagagagagaaggcacaAAGG GACCTGGACTACAGCTACAGTGAACTGTCTGACATCGTACAGCTGGACGGTGCCGCTGACAACTCTgacatggaggaggaagatgtCGTTCCACTGGAGGAAAATGACTTTCTGGGTATGATCAATGCAGAAGCCATTAAGGTTCTGCAGGACGGCGATGGAAGCAGTGATGGCAACAGCATCTCCAGCAGTGACAGTGAGGGAGCAGATAAACCTGTAGAGGAAGAG GATCCTTTGAATTCAGGTGACGATGTGATCGAGCAGGACATCCCAGATCTGTTTGACACCGACAATGTCATCGTTTGCCAGTACGACAAA ATTCACCGCAGTAAAAACCGCTGGAAGTTTCATCTGAAAGACGGAGTGATGTGCTATGCAGGCAGGGACTATGTGTTCTCTAAAGCTGTTGGGGAAGCTGAGTGGTAA